A window of Massilia sp. NR 4-1 genomic DNA:
CAGGCCGTCGAAGCTGTTGCCGGTGCTGACGGCGATGGCCTTGCTGTCGATGGCCTGGCGGTAGGGCCACGGCGTGAAGCCGAGCACCGTGCCTATGCTGCGCACCTCGCTCAGCGGACGGCCGCGGTGGCGCGGCAGCACCATCGCGCCCTCTTCGGTCGACACCACCACATTGCTATAACTGAGCTTCAAGCCGTGGCGCAAGTCTTCGCGCCATTTCGGATGGTCGGGATATTTGAAGTCGAGCGTGCGCTCTTTCAGGAAGCGCGTGTACAGGCGGTTGATCGGCAGCGGCACGTATTCGAAGGCATAGCCTTGCTGGCTGGCGAAAGCGTCCAGCACATCGCGCGCAAAGCCGCGGTAACGGTTGGCGCCATCCACCGTGTGCAGCGGATAGTACTGCAGGTTTTCGACGCCGACCGTGAAGCGTTTGGGCGGCGCGGCGCTGCCGGCGGACGGCGGGGCGCCAGGCGCCCCGGCGGCCGATGCGGCAGTGACGATGGCCAGGACAGCAGCGCACAGCAGGCGGGCTTGCCACCGCAGCTTGATCGTCATCGCTCCCCCAGCAGGCTGCCGCCCCATGGCGGCCGGCGTTCAGCATACCCAAAAGCTTGCCTAAATGCCAGCTTTCAATGGCTGCCGATGCGCGCCGCACAGCGCCATGGCGCGCATGGCCCAAGCCTGCGCGGCCCAATCCTGCGCGGCTCAGCCCTGGGTACCGAGCTCCTCGCCGAGCTGCTTGCCGCGCGCGGCGGCGGCGCGCATGGCGGCGCCGATGGCGGCTTTAACGCCGCTTTGTTCCATGCTGCTCAAGGCCGCATAAGTGGTGCCACCCTTCGAGGTGACGCGCTCGCGCAGCACGGACACCGGCTCGTCCGACTGCAGCGCCAGCTGGGCCGCGCCGGCGAAAGTGGCCAGCGCCAGCTCGCGGCCCTGCGCGGCCGTCAGGCCCAGCTCCTCGGCCGCCGCCTGCATCGCCTCGATGAAATAGAAGACATAGGCCGGACCGCTGCCCGACACCGCCGTGACCGGATCGATCAGCTCTTCCTTCTCCACCCATACGGTGGTGCCGACGGCGCGCATGATATGGTCGGCCGCGTCGCGCTGCTGGGCCGTGACGCCGGGCGCCGCCACCATGCCCGTCACGCCCTGGCCGATCAGGGCCGGCGTATTCGGCATGGTGCGCACAATCGCCGCATAGCCGCCCAGCCAGCGCGCCAGGTCGGCGCTGCGGATGCCGGCCGCGATCGACAGCAGCAACGGCTGGCGGCCCGCCTGCTGCGCCAGGTCGAGCAGAGGCTTGAGCTGGCCGGCCACCTCACGCATGCTTTGCGGCTTGACCGCCAGCACGATCACCTCGGCCGCCGGCACCCGTTCATCGAGCTCGGTCGCGGCCGACACGCCATGCGCCGTAAACAGTTTGTCCAGCGCGGCTGGATTCGGATCGACCACGTGGATGTTGCCGCCCGGCGCCAGCTTGCCGGCCAGCCCGGCAATCAGGGCGGAAGCCATATTGCCGCCGCCGATAAATGCAATCTTCATTGTTCTTCCTTGTTGTAGTGGCGCGCGCCGAAAATCGCGCTGCCGACGCGCACGATGGTGGCGCCTTCCACGATGGCGGCCCGCATATCGGCCGACATGCCCATCGACAGTGTATCGAGTTCCAGCCCATCGGCGCGCAAGCTATCGAACAGCCGGCGCAGCGCGGCAAAGGCAGCGCGCTGGCGCGCGAAATCGTCTTCCGGCTCCGGAATCGCCATCAGGCCGCGCAGGCGCAGATGCGGCAGGCCCACGACCTGGCGCGCCAGCGCCGCCACCTCCTGCGGCGCCACGCCGCTTTTGCTGGCTTCGCCGCTGATATTGACTTGCAGGCAGATGTTGAGCGGCCCGCGCTCCGGCGAGCGCTGTTCCGACAGGCGCTGCGCGGTCTTCTCGCGCTCGACCGTATGCACCCAGTCGAAGTGGCTGGCGATGGGGCGCGTCTTGTTGCTCTGGACCGGGCCGATGAAATGCCACTCCAGCGCCGCATCGGCCAAACCCAGGCCCGGCAAGGCTTGCGCCACGGCCGCGACCTTGTCCACGCCTTCCTGCACATAGTTCTCGCCGAAGGCGCGCTGGCCGGCCTGGGCGGCTTGCAGCACCGCATCCGCGCCGAAGGTCTTGGAGACCGCCAGCAATTGCACGCCGTCCGGCGCCCGCCCCGCCTCGCGCGCGGCGGCAACAATGTTCTCGGTAACGGCTTGCAAGTTCTGGGCGATTGTGGACATAATCAAATGGGCTGGTTCAGGGTAGCGGATCAGGCAGCGCGGCAAACGCCATCTTTTCAGGCACAGGGATTATAAATGGACATCTCCGAACTTCTCGCATTCTCCGTCAAGAACAAGGCATCGGACCTGCACCTCTCGGCCGGTCTGCCGCCGATGATACGGGTGCATGGCGATGTACGGCGCATCAACCTGCCGCCGCTGGAGCACAAGGACGTGCACGGCATGATCTATGACATCATGAACGACGGCCAGCGCAAGGCGTATGAGGAGATGCTCGAATGCGACTTCTCCTTCGCCATACCGGGCCTGGCGCGCTTCCGCGTCAACGCCTACAACCAGGAGCGCGGCGCCTCGGCCGTGCTGCGCACGATTCCATCCAAGATCCTGTCGCTGGAAGAGCTCAACGCGCCGCGCATCTTCGCCGAATTCGCGCTCAGGCCGCGCGGCCTGGTGCTGGTGACGGGGCCGACCGGTTCCGGCAAATCGACCACGCTGGCGGCCATGATCAACCATCTCAACGAAAACGAGTATGGCCACATCCTGACCATCGAAGACCCGATCGAGTTCGTGCACGAATCGAAGAAGTGCCTGATCAACCAGCGCGAGGTGGGGCCGCACACCCTGTCCTTCAATAATGCGCTGCGCTCGGCGCTGCGCGAAGACCCGGACGCCATCCTGGTGGGCGAGCTGCGCGACCTGGAAACCATCCGCCTGGCGCTGTCGGCGGCGGAAACCGGCCACCTGGTGTTCGGCACCCTGCACACCTCGTCGGCCGCCAAGACCATCGACCGTATCGTCGACGTCTTCCCGGCCGAGGAAAAGGAGATGGTGCGCGCCATGCTGTCGGAATCGCTGCAGGCGGTGATCTCGCAGACCCTCCTGAAAACCAAGGACGGCTCGGGCCGCGTGGCGGCACACGAGATCATGGTCGGCACGCCCGCCATCCGCAACCTGATCCGCGAAGCCAAGATCGCGCAGATGTATTCGGCCATCCAGACCGGCAGCAATGTGGGCATGCAGACGCTGGACCAGAACCTCACGGACCTGGTGCGGCGCAATGTGATTTCGGCCGCCGCCGCGCGTTCGGCCGCTAAGATTCCGGAAAACTTCCCCGGCTAAGCAATCCAGTAAAGGCAGAGACGCACCATGGAACGCGACCAGGCATCCAAATTCATGTTCGACCTGCTGCGCCTGATGGTCAGCAAAAAAGGCTCGGACCTGTTCATCACGGCCGGCTTCCCGCCCGCCATCAAGATCGACGGCAAGCTCACGCCGGTGTCCAACCAGGTGCTGACCCCGGCCCACAC
This region includes:
- the proC gene encoding pyrroline-5-carboxylate reductase yields the protein MKIAFIGGGNMASALIAGLAGKLAPGGNIHVVDPNPAALDKLFTAHGVSAATELDERVPAAEVIVLAVKPQSMREVAGQLKPLLDLAQQAGRQPLLLSIAAGIRSADLARWLGGYAAIVRTMPNTPALIGQGVTGMVAAPGVTAQQRDAADHIMRAVGTTVWVEKEELIDPVTAVSGSGPAYVFYFIEAMQAAAEELGLTAAQGRELALATFAGAAQLALQSDEPVSVLRERVTSKGGTTYAALSSMEQSGVKAAIGAAMRAAAARGKQLGEELGTQG
- a CDS encoding YggS family pyridoxal phosphate-dependent enzyme; this encodes MSTIAQNLQAVTENIVAAAREAGRAPDGVQLLAVSKTFGADAVLQAAQAGQRAFGENYVQEGVDKVAAVAQALPGLGLADAALEWHFIGPVQSNKTRPIASHFDWVHTVEREKTAQRLSEQRSPERGPLNICLQVNISGEASKSGVAPQEVAALARQVVGLPHLRLRGLMAIPEPEDDFARQRAAFAALRRLFDSLRADGLELDTLSMGMSADMRAAIVEGATIVRVGSAIFGARHYNKEEQ
- a CDS encoding type IV pilus twitching motility protein PilT; its protein translation is MDISELLAFSVKNKASDLHLSAGLPPMIRVHGDVRRINLPPLEHKDVHGMIYDIMNDGQRKAYEEMLECDFSFAIPGLARFRVNAYNQERGASAVLRTIPSKILSLEELNAPRIFAEFALRPRGLVLVTGPTGSGKSTTLAAMINHLNENEYGHILTIEDPIEFVHESKKCLINQREVGPHTLSFNNALRSALREDPDAILVGELRDLETIRLALSAAETGHLVFGTLHTSSAAKTIDRIVDVFPAEEKEMVRAMLSESLQAVISQTLLKTKDGSGRVAAHEIMVGTPAIRNLIREAKIAQMYSAIQTGSNVGMQTLDQNLTDLVRRNVISAAAARSAAKIPENFPG